Proteins encoded by one window of Massilia sp. NR 4-1:
- the traO gene encoding conjugal transfer protein TraO codes for MSIFQADVGRQLKIVVAACLGTVLGLGYLTYSYMHASGKHPTDVSPIQVGHGANAEESEHYSDVLHRYNTVNAASAIDTGSTYLSAMSSRAQQVPPGPEHTKPAPQESPQTQPPPPPSTPMPSATVAPAVDSRQVEHIGEQVLAFVGEWTPVAHSAARQSDMPQPDATTRPASTPGVESKARQKLVPAFALVPAQLGTELDTDENSWVSARVPIGEYEGAVVHAQGYKRNNNAVDITFIFMVWNGHTYRINAKAVDKNTMRTSLSGEVNNRYDSRILLPGIANGLSKAGQLFEQADTQTIMTPFGGVIQSRNGPPSSRAIKGTIIGGMAAEAGQVLRSDAAQLPPKQVLVTRGETIGIRFLESVYLADDVDLKSNEQSSGPSDSEGSTTSKTRPATQDDASNSTPSGHN; via the coding sequence ACCGTTCTTGGCTTGGGATACCTTACCTATAGCTATATGCACGCGTCCGGAAAGCACCCGACAGACGTTAGTCCCATTCAGGTTGGACACGGAGCGAACGCTGAAGAAAGTGAACACTACAGCGACGTCCTGCATCGCTACAATACGGTCAACGCTGCATCCGCCATCGACACAGGAAGCACCTATCTATCGGCGATGTCGTCGCGTGCGCAACAGGTTCCGCCAGGACCAGAACACACAAAGCCAGCACCGCAAGAATCACCGCAAACGCAGCCACCACCTCCTCCTTCCACACCGATGCCATCGGCCACCGTCGCACCCGCGGTCGATTCCCGCCAGGTCGAGCATATTGGCGAGCAAGTTCTTGCTTTTGTCGGTGAATGGACGCCGGTTGCCCACTCGGCCGCTCGACAAAGCGACATGCCCCAACCCGACGCCACCACACGCCCTGCCAGCACGCCAGGAGTGGAATCCAAGGCGCGGCAAAAGCTGGTCCCGGCATTTGCGCTTGTTCCCGCCCAACTGGGCACCGAGCTGGATACCGACGAGAACTCCTGGGTCTCCGCACGAGTACCCATCGGTGAATACGAAGGGGCGGTCGTTCACGCTCAAGGTTACAAACGCAACAACAACGCTGTCGATATCACGTTCATCTTCATGGTGTGGAACGGCCACACTTACCGCATCAATGCCAAAGCGGTCGACAAGAACACCATGCGTACCAGTCTCTCAGGTGAGGTCAATAACCGCTATGATTCCCGGATTCTGTTACCCGGAATCGCAAACGGTTTAAGCAAAGCTGGCCAATTGTTCGAACAGGCGGACACGCAAACAATCATGACGCCCTTCGGCGGTGTCATTCAGTCCCGCAATGGACCGCCAAGCTCGCGTGCAATAAAAGGCACCATCATCGGCGGCATGGCTGCGGAGGCCGGCCAGGTTTTGCGTAGCGACGCCGCTCAACTGCCTCCGAAGCAAGTGTTGGTCACCCGTGGCGAAACCATTGGAATCAGGTTCCTCGAATCGGTGTACCTGGCGGATGACGTTGATCTGAAATCCAATGAGCAAAGTAGTGGCCCCTCCGATTCCGAAGGAAGCACGACAAGCAAGACCCGGCCGGCCACTCAAGACGATGCATCCAATAGCACGCCATCCGGCCACAACTGA
- the traQ gene encoding conjugal transfer protein TraQ, translating to MDIATMVITFAKDLTEVLWLMLWALGMLVGTLYCGNALLRMARASRLPGQSPVTLGEIMPIMIIGGLMYNLSACIDATWNSMGAGVVSYGPITYATSKDFGKFADAINAVLTIASIAGGCYFFKGVVLLKRATADGQSSNGSEDFVWRAITHMIGGALLVQVADTIERFRQSLHLYW from the coding sequence ATGGACATCGCAACGATGGTCATCACTTTTGCCAAAGACCTTACGGAAGTTCTTTGGCTAATGCTTTGGGCATTGGGCATGTTGGTCGGTACACTCTACTGCGGCAACGCATTGTTGCGCATGGCGCGCGCCTCGCGCCTGCCAGGACAGTCGCCTGTCACGCTTGGGGAAATCATGCCCATCATGATCATCGGCGGCTTGATGTACAACCTTAGTGCATGCATCGACGCGACCTGGAATTCCATGGGAGCTGGCGTCGTATCCTACGGCCCGATTACCTATGCCACCAGCAAAGACTTCGGCAAGTTTGCCGACGCCATCAACGCCGTACTGACCATCGCCAGCATCGCCGGCGGCTGCTACTTCTTCAAAGGTGTGGTGCTGCTCAAACGCGCCACAGCAGACGGGCAATCGTCCAACGGATCGGAAGATTTCGTCTGGCGCGCCATCACCCACATGATCGGCGGTGCACTTCTGGTTCAGGTTGCAGACACCATCGAGCGCTTCCGCCAGTCTCTTCACCTTTATTGGTAA
- a CDS encoding HNH endonuclease: MDRTQDKHQQWTDAPDAHGIVGDDSCFWPCPLLLSTASKVWRKHASTHPGRECQHDAILGARSGGADEACIFCGFTCSRNETHHRNDNHQDARPDNLGAICTICHRWQHLGDLPSGGAYLCYLPGLSPQNASHLLRTLFVALGSDDTDARADAHALLNWMASHRIYVEQAWGSCEPAVFASALLRQSAEEKEWREISFGDLALVVSPACVADAATSWRNDTYRELPVSAWPRVYHDIVNAPL, translated from the coding sequence ATGGACCGAACGCAAGACAAACACCAGCAATGGACTGATGCGCCGGATGCCCACGGGATTGTAGGGGACGACAGCTGCTTCTGGCCCTGCCCCTTGCTGCTTTCCACAGCCAGCAAAGTATGGCGGAAGCACGCCAGCACACATCCTGGCCGGGAATGCCAACATGACGCAATATTGGGGGCGCGTTCGGGCGGTGCCGATGAAGCGTGCATATTCTGCGGATTTACCTGCAGCAGGAACGAGACCCACCACCGCAACGACAACCACCAAGATGCCCGGCCGGACAATCTTGGCGCCATTTGCACCATTTGCCACCGCTGGCAACATCTTGGCGATTTGCCGTCCGGCGGCGCGTACCTGTGCTACCTGCCCGGACTATCTCCGCAGAACGCCAGCCATTTGCTACGCACACTATTCGTAGCTCTTGGCTCTGACGACACCGATGCACGCGCCGATGCCCATGCGTTACTGAATTGGATGGCATCACACCGCATCTATGTGGAGCAGGCCTGGGGCAGTTGCGAGCCAGCCGTATTTGCGTCCGCCCTGCTCCGACAATCGGCAGAAGAAAAGGAGTGGCGGGAAATCAGCTTTGGCGATCTGGCGCTGGTTGTCTCGCCAGCTTGTGTCGCCGATGCCGCCACATCGTGGCGAAACGACACCTACCGCGAATTGCCAGTCAGCGCATGGCCTCGGGTGTACCACGACATTGTCAACGCACCACTGTGA
- a CDS encoding conjugal transfer protein TraU, with product MAILENSINAVEDVLAYLARYMIGRDLASYCELTTAIGLTDEDLRRNPELRCPYTLVSDANELLTVFELQGSYQILSPEEFAELIENLRIRLNGYLRRYGHSLTFGFERDPERAIDELMRLVEPQINTARRTGLRTEDIILDRVRRNAPLVVWEQNLLVVYTHLNIMADEERKAELKKRSAEAVKHQLPRLAFAQSPASILISMKYRHDTMLERLKFDFEHCGPEGRPGILLRQLSVDEAVRSVRIMVNRERTSQKFRPVLLGQAITPHGREDPHDVSDLAAPLLSYQICANDCTTLGGLVETDGLFHGTLTMELGPQDMQAFSALLESLARDIPWRIRFDLCPGGLDEMRGRTLLTTFVGMLPANKEIRQSLLDLKERNKRDAILSLKVALSTWASSQQEVRRHMATLEKAIQAWGTCQVTSSHGDPVAAWCSSIPAFTHKNVANRQVPPLPDALAMLPFERPATPFADCGNMHMRTPDGKIYSIQLGSRLQDTWIELLAGTPGSGKSGMLNTMAMATVHTAGATRLPLYTTVEVGASAIGLIDIIRDSLPPGRKSEAIYLQLENSQQYMVNLFDTQLGARFPTQQERDFQIDFLNLLCTDPSTRQVPSDCARANEMLVDIAYEDRCNHSPHLYEPQVCAEVDRVLESSGLLAAHDAVWWESTTWWEVTDLLFKAGHPRIASIAQRYAVPVLPDFNAYLHNESIRHLFGDAQINGNGEHVLSYMDRCLAVASNTYALFQGRTRFELDSNTRVVAVNLNNVIGTKSAEGELRTAAMFMFGRFLAARHYFIRETTLLPVVPPEYRNYHLQRIADVKQEQKVLVYDESHNAGGYEPFIETLIKDGREGRKWGIRVVASSQYLSDQPQRLRAAATTIFLMRGGNTQDEQILQQEFPISRQAIVRLRREAVGPGPEGVNYLALFKTKIGFIAQILTNTAGPIELWAFSTTLQDVALRDLLAERIGSSAARIMLARRFPSGTALPTIDRMRADAAGNDTSSAIEKLANTLADEFLNST from the coding sequence ATGGCGATTCTTGAAAATAGCATCAACGCAGTGGAAGACGTGCTGGCCTACCTTGCCAGGTACATGATCGGACGCGATTTGGCCAGCTACTGCGAGCTGACCACTGCCATCGGCCTGACCGATGAGGATCTGCGCCGCAATCCGGAACTGCGCTGTCCATACACACTGGTCAGCGACGCCAACGAACTGCTGACGGTTTTTGAATTGCAGGGGTCCTATCAAATCCTCTCCCCGGAAGAGTTTGCGGAATTGATTGAAAACTTGCGTATCCGCCTCAATGGCTACCTGCGCCGTTACGGGCACTCCCTGACTTTCGGGTTTGAACGCGATCCGGAACGGGCCATCGACGAACTGATGCGGCTGGTGGAACCTCAAATCAATACTGCCCGCCGCACTGGCTTGCGCACCGAAGACATTATCCTCGACCGCGTGCGGCGAAACGCTCCGCTGGTGGTGTGGGAGCAGAACCTCCTTGTCGTCTATACCCACCTGAACATCATGGCAGACGAGGAGCGGAAGGCCGAACTGAAGAAGCGCTCGGCGGAAGCCGTGAAGCATCAACTGCCTAGACTCGCGTTCGCGCAAAGCCCCGCGTCCATTCTCATATCGATGAAATACCGCCACGATACGATGCTGGAGCGCCTGAAATTTGATTTCGAGCATTGTGGCCCCGAGGGGCGCCCTGGCATTCTTTTGCGCCAGTTGAGTGTGGATGAGGCGGTGCGTTCGGTGCGTATTATGGTCAACCGTGAGCGCACCTCGCAGAAATTCCGCCCCGTCCTGCTCGGCCAAGCGATCACACCACACGGCCGGGAGGATCCGCACGATGTCTCGGACCTTGCCGCACCGCTGCTGAGCTACCAAATCTGCGCCAACGACTGCACAACGCTCGGTGGCCTGGTCGAAACAGACGGCCTTTTCCACGGCACGCTGACCATGGAATTGGGACCGCAAGACATGCAGGCCTTTTCCGCGCTGCTGGAATCCCTGGCGCGCGACATCCCATGGCGCATCCGCTTTGACTTGTGCCCGGGCGGCCTGGATGAAATGCGAGGAAGAACGCTGCTCACCACCTTTGTCGGGATGCTACCTGCGAACAAAGAGATCCGCCAGTCGTTGCTGGACCTCAAGGAACGCAACAAACGCGACGCTATCCTGTCATTGAAAGTGGCACTGTCCACATGGGCCTCCTCGCAGCAGGAGGTGCGGCGCCACATGGCCACGCTGGAGAAAGCCATACAAGCCTGGGGCACCTGTCAGGTCACGTCATCCCATGGCGACCCGGTTGCAGCATGGTGTTCAAGCATACCTGCCTTCACGCATAAAAACGTGGCCAACCGCCAGGTGCCGCCCTTACCAGACGCCCTGGCCATGCTTCCCTTCGAACGCCCTGCCACGCCATTTGCCGATTGCGGCAACATGCACATGCGCACACCGGACGGGAAAATTTACTCAATACAGTTGGGGAGCCGGCTGCAAGACACATGGATTGAACTGCTGGCCGGCACACCCGGCTCAGGCAAGTCCGGCATGCTCAATACGATGGCCATGGCAACAGTTCACACGGCTGGCGCCACACGCCTGCCTTTGTACACGACGGTCGAAGTCGGCGCATCGGCAATCGGTTTGATCGACATAATCCGCGACTCGCTTCCGCCCGGGCGTAAATCGGAGGCCATCTACCTGCAGCTCGAAAATTCGCAGCAATATATGGTGAACCTGTTCGACACCCAGCTGGGCGCGCGCTTCCCCACCCAGCAGGAACGAGATTTTCAGATCGATTTTCTCAATCTTCTGTGCACCGATCCGTCAACGCGGCAAGTGCCATCGGACTGTGCACGCGCCAACGAAATGCTGGTCGATATCGCTTACGAAGACCGGTGCAACCACTCCCCTCACCTATACGAACCTCAGGTATGCGCCGAAGTGGATCGTGTACTGGAATCGAGCGGCCTGCTGGCCGCGCATGACGCGGTCTGGTGGGAATCCACCACGTGGTGGGAAGTTACCGACTTGCTGTTTAAGGCTGGCCATCCCCGCATAGCGTCAATCGCCCAGCGCTATGCGGTCCCGGTACTTCCGGACTTCAATGCATACCTGCATAACGAATCGATCCGCCACCTGTTCGGCGACGCGCAGATCAACGGAAACGGCGAGCATGTCCTCAGCTACATGGATCGCTGCCTGGCGGTAGCCAGCAATACATATGCGTTATTCCAGGGTCGGACCCGCTTCGAGTTGGACAGTAATACCCGGGTGGTCGCCGTCAACCTGAACAACGTGATCGGCACCAAGTCGGCTGAGGGAGAATTGCGGACGGCCGCCATGTTCATGTTCGGCCGCTTCCTGGCGGCGCGCCACTATTTTATCCGTGAAACCACGCTGCTGCCGGTGGTGCCACCGGAGTACCGCAATTACCACCTGCAGCGTATTGCGGATGTCAAGCAGGAGCAAAAGGTTCTCGTATACGACGAGTCGCATAACGCTGGGGGCTACGAGCCATTCATCGAGACGCTGATCAAGGATGGCCGGGAAGGTCGCAAATGGGGAATCCGCGTAGTTGCATCGTCACAGTATCTGTCCGATCAGCCTCAGCGCCTGCGTGCGGCGGCAACCACCATTTTCCTTATGAGAGGCGGGAATACGCAGGACGAACAAATCCTGCAGCAGGAATTTCCGATTTCACGGCAGGCGATTGTGCGCCTTCGCCGCGAAGCCGTAGGTCCAGGACCAGAAGGCGTGAATTACCTTGCCCTCTTCAAGACCAAGATTGGCTTTATTGCGCAAATACTGACCAATACGGCCGGCCCCATCGAACTGTGGGCATTTTCCACCACGCTGCAGGATGTGGCGCTGCGCGACCTGTTGGCCGAACGGATTGGCAGCAGCGCAGCGCGCATCATGCTGGCACGCCGCTTCCCAAGCGGCACTGCACTGCCCACCATTGATCGGATGCGGGCCGACGCCGCTGGCAACGACACAAGTTCCGCCATTGAAAAGCTGGCCAATACGCTGGCCGACGAATTCCTGAATTCCACTTAG
- the traW gene encoding conjugal transfer protein TraW yields the protein MKPVIPIRRKVLAFAVGVTFIHPAHAAWPVIDAAVVAAVSTVNASITALNASVTSLLYNIGTAINQNGQKTVSTIEAASKIQRDFATVQETNRRLEDARQRYDIPASICAESAAGGATEVMQSATSARTGLRPGGGAAISSSAIAGAINKPPVTQEADAARASHIHTKYCDTDDYAAYGGARACPAISPNMPGADKRFDTILDGAGPEAKRPDLTFSQEQSDVARMYIQNSVRRSVGPQLRKAEADTPAGIQYVGLMNQYNAIISAAAEPQEQRIADSQPNPATRALLADALTTPSANAYYRLIASPRAKVVGMMSMREFEMFEVGRRYANTDYQTDLQAMSGDNLLRELIRVVSLNNWIAMSLKNEIQKGNMIGGLTLASAARREFEPILHQKYQSVPGQSK from the coding sequence GTGAAGCCAGTCATTCCAATCCGGCGCAAAGTCCTGGCGTTCGCCGTAGGTGTTACTTTCATCCACCCCGCGCATGCCGCGTGGCCGGTGATTGACGCAGCGGTAGTGGCGGCCGTCAGCACCGTGAATGCTTCAATCACCGCATTAAATGCCAGTGTCACCAGTCTGCTCTATAACATTGGAACGGCCATCAATCAGAACGGTCAGAAAACCGTCAGCACCATCGAAGCAGCATCGAAAATCCAGCGCGACTTCGCCACCGTGCAGGAAACCAACCGCCGCCTGGAGGACGCGCGCCAGCGCTATGATATTCCAGCCAGCATCTGCGCCGAATCCGCAGCCGGCGGCGCCACCGAAGTGATGCAATCTGCCACCAGCGCCAGGACCGGGCTGCGTCCAGGCGGCGGAGCAGCGATCTCAAGTTCCGCCATTGCCGGCGCCATCAACAAGCCGCCGGTAACCCAGGAAGCCGACGCGGCGCGCGCATCACATATTCATACCAAATACTGCGACACGGACGACTATGCGGCATACGGCGGCGCCAGGGCTTGCCCAGCCATATCCCCCAATATGCCGGGCGCTGACAAGCGCTTTGACACGATTCTCGATGGCGCCGGGCCGGAGGCCAAGCGTCCCGACCTGACATTCAGCCAAGAGCAGTCGGACGTGGCGCGCATGTACATACAAAACTCCGTACGGCGCTCCGTCGGACCACAATTGCGCAAGGCGGAAGCGGACACACCGGCAGGTATACAGTATGTCGGCCTGATGAACCAGTACAACGCCATTATCTCGGCCGCCGCTGAACCTCAGGAACAGCGCATCGCAGACAGCCAGCCAAATCCCGCCACCAGGGCGCTGCTGGCAGACGCGCTCACCACGCCGTCGGCAAACGCCTATTACAGGCTGATTGCCTCTCCCCGCGCAAAGGTGGTGGGGATGATGTCCATGCGCGAGTTCGAGATGTTCGAGGTCGGACGCCGCTATGCAAACACCGACTACCAGACCGACCTTCAGGCCATGAGCGGTGACAACCTGCTGCGCGAACTGATACGGGTAGTCTCGTTGAACAACTGGATCGCCATGTCACTGAAAAATGAAATTCAGAAGGGAAATATGATCGGCGGCCTCACGCTGGCCAGCGCGGCGCGCCGGGAATTCGAACCGATACTGCATCAAAAATACCAATCGGTGCCCGGACAATCTAAGTAA
- a CDS encoding DotA/TraY family protein: MRPQRLAQLFLIFLALPAIASEGTSLSAIAEAARHSGDRSRQALVSVFGEVVNDPLAATGGGDTVLASLFQITNAALLVVGALFATYVGFRNLTKIAHDGALFDREQHTLWAPVRLVWGVISLVPTKNGWALCQLLMLWAASLMGVGIANMATDSALMAYKDGKDMVVQPAMPSTISIAQSIYELNLCMHGINAGLSATASEGGFEFPDEYVQDFRIPNGFILRNRAGTKVCGGATVAPELLEARPVSTSWFGPSVDASPIYKAHASALLAMQTTLREDALKFTNAVVEYAEGASTALPDPNLAITHAALEYESTVRSAARTQMKDASVLTDELNNRIKDAGWWSLGAWYQTFAAANSTLSDAVAGKAQINGESLVGDTGTAAIRNSIAKAYKTKQASNSATSPLGGMASTGATDTGKFVGSIFSAPGQRLLAYLTSPDFGEAGVGTTNPLIKMKNIGDYTLMTAEVATGAYVALNAALAAAKGTLAGHAVDLSTGAGSFAQAAINAIQPFFWMIVLPLYLLGAALSVYLPLAPFIVWFGAIINWLVVVLEAIVAAPLWAIAHLDGQGEGMGSRSAHGYLFLLNLIARPFLMVVGFFGGGACLVVGGTFLNQIFGVAVANVQLNSFTGLVSLLGFLYIYFSIGANLVHRCFGLVFIVPDQVINWVGGAVSSHLGRDTNESVSSSVNILLNRLDHMHKSPFTPISGNKDKPGDGIKR; this comes from the coding sequence ATGAGACCGCAAAGACTCGCCCAGCTATTCCTGATCTTTCTTGCCTTACCAGCCATTGCCAGTGAAGGCACATCGCTGTCGGCGATCGCGGAGGCAGCAAGACATTCCGGGGACAGGAGCAGGCAGGCACTGGTTTCTGTGTTCGGTGAAGTGGTCAATGATCCGCTTGCCGCCACCGGCGGTGGCGACACTGTTCTTGCATCGCTGTTTCAAATTACGAATGCCGCGCTCTTGGTAGTGGGCGCTCTGTTTGCAACCTATGTGGGATTCCGCAATCTGACAAAAATAGCGCATGACGGCGCGCTGTTCGACAGAGAGCAGCACACGCTGTGGGCTCCTGTCCGTCTCGTCTGGGGCGTTATTTCACTGGTGCCGACGAAAAATGGCTGGGCGCTCTGTCAATTGCTGATGCTATGGGCTGCGTCCCTGATGGGCGTTGGCATCGCCAACATGGCAACGGACAGCGCTCTCATGGCCTACAAAGACGGAAAGGATATGGTCGTGCAACCCGCCATGCCCAGTACAATTTCAATTGCCCAGTCTATCTACGAACTGAACCTGTGCATGCATGGAATTAACGCCGGCCTGTCAGCGACTGCCAGCGAAGGCGGCTTCGAGTTTCCAGACGAATACGTGCAAGACTTTCGCATACCCAACGGATTTATTCTTCGCAATCGCGCAGGAACCAAGGTTTGCGGAGGGGCGACCGTGGCCCCGGAACTCCTTGAGGCACGTCCCGTCTCGACCTCCTGGTTTGGCCCCTCGGTGGATGCAAGCCCGATCTACAAAGCACATGCAAGTGCTTTGCTGGCCATGCAGACGACTTTGCGTGAAGACGCGTTGAAATTCACAAACGCAGTCGTCGAGTATGCCGAAGGTGCCAGCACTGCTTTACCGGACCCAAACCTGGCTATTACTCATGCCGCGCTTGAATATGAAAGTACAGTGCGAAGTGCCGCCCGAACACAAATGAAGGATGCAAGCGTACTCACGGACGAGTTAAACAATAGAATCAAGGATGCCGGCTGGTGGAGCCTTGGCGCCTGGTATCAGACTTTTGCGGCAGCAAACAGCACTCTTTCCGACGCAGTTGCGGGTAAAGCGCAGATCAATGGGGAAAGCCTAGTCGGTGACACTGGTACTGCAGCTATCCGCAATTCCATTGCTAAGGCCTACAAGACGAAACAGGCTTCGAACTCCGCCACCTCTCCCCTTGGCGGAATGGCCAGTACTGGCGCCACCGACACCGGCAAGTTTGTCGGCTCCATCTTTTCAGCCCCTGGACAAAGGCTGCTGGCTTACCTAACGAGCCCGGACTTTGGCGAAGCGGGCGTTGGCACGACAAACCCACTTATCAAAATGAAAAATATCGGCGACTACACGCTGATGACGGCCGAGGTCGCGACAGGAGCATATGTGGCCCTCAACGCCGCGCTGGCCGCCGCGAAGGGAACATTGGCTGGACATGCAGTCGATCTGTCCACTGGCGCAGGATCGTTCGCGCAAGCTGCAATCAACGCAATCCAGCCTTTTTTCTGGATGATTGTTCTGCCGCTTTATTTGCTCGGCGCAGCCCTTTCTGTTTATCTGCCGCTGGCTCCTTTCATTGTCTGGTTTGGTGCGATCATTAACTGGCTGGTGGTCGTATTAGAAGCAATCGTCGCGGCGCCATTGTGGGCGATAGCACATCTGGACGGACAAGGTGAAGGGATGGGTAGCAGATCCGCCCACGGCTACCTATTCCTATTGAATTTGATTGCCCGTCCATTCCTGATGGTGGTGGGATTCTTTGGTGGCGGTGCTTGTCTGGTTGTCGGGGGCACTTTCCTGAATCAGATATTCGGGGTCGCCGTGGCTAACGTCCAGTTGAATTCATTCACAGGCTTAGTAAGCCTGCTCGGCTTCCTTTACATCTATTTCAGTATCGGCGCAAACCTCGTTCACCGGTGCTTTGGCCTGGTCTTTATCGTACCTGACCAGGTTATCAACTGGGTTGGCGGGGCTGTCTCCAGCCATCTGGGAAGGGACACCAACGAATCGGTAAGCAGTTCGGTCAACATCCTACTCAACCGACTGGACCATATGCACAAGTCTCCATTTACTCCAATTTCCGGCAACAAAGACAAACCCGGAGATGGGATTAAACGCTAA